One window of the Leptotrichia hongkongensis genome contains the following:
- a CDS encoding V-type ATP synthase subunit A, whose amino-acid sequence MKTGRIIKVSGPLVVAEGMENANVYDVVRVSEKKLIGEIIEMRGDQASIQVYEETSGIGPGEEVFTTGEPLSVELGPGLIEAMFDGIQRPLKEYQEIAGDFLEKGIEVKPLNREKKWEFEPVLSIGATVETGDVLGTVQETSVVNHKIMVPAGIKGTLKTIKSGSYTVVDTIAVIETEKGEVEVQMMQKWPVRRGRKYKQKLNPEAPLITGQRVIDTFFPVTKGGTACVPGPFGSGKTVVQHQMAKWADAEIIVYVGCGERGNEMTDVLMEFPEIIDPKTGQSLMKRTVLIANTSNMPVAAREASIYTGITIAEYFRDMGYSVAIMADSTSRWAEALREMSGRLEEMPGDEGYPAYLGSRAAEFYERAGKVICLGQDGREGALTVIGAVSPPGGDISEPVSQATLRIVKVFWGLDANLAYRRHFPAINWLNSYSLYQGKVDNWMDQNVGPKFSKNRARAISLLQEENSLQEIVRLVGKDTLSEKDQLKLEIAKSIREDYLQQNAFMESDTYTSLEKQDKMLDLVLKFYDEGLRGLENGAYLSEIIAMPVRERIARAKYLPEAELGKIDEIAKELEKEIDELVNKGGVANA is encoded by the coding sequence TTGAAAACAGGAAGAATAATAAAAGTTTCTGGACCTCTTGTTGTTGCAGAAGGTATGGAAAATGCCAATGTATATGATGTGGTAAGAGTTTCGGAGAAAAAATTGATAGGTGAAATTATTGAAATGAGAGGCGATCAGGCTTCTATTCAAGTATATGAAGAAACATCAGGAATTGGGCCAGGAGAAGAGGTTTTCACAACTGGAGAGCCTTTGAGTGTTGAATTGGGACCTGGACTTATTGAAGCGATGTTTGATGGAATTCAACGTCCGCTAAAGGAATATCAGGAAATAGCAGGAGACTTTTTGGAAAAAGGAATAGAAGTAAAACCTTTAAATAGAGAGAAAAAATGGGAATTTGAGCCTGTGCTATCTATTGGAGCAACAGTTGAAACTGGAGATGTATTAGGAACTGTTCAGGAAACTTCTGTTGTAAATCATAAAATTATGGTTCCAGCAGGAATAAAAGGAACTTTGAAAACTATTAAAAGTGGTAGTTACACAGTAGTTGACACAATTGCAGTAATTGAAACTGAAAAAGGTGAAGTAGAAGTTCAAATGATGCAAAAATGGCCAGTAAGACGTGGAAGAAAATATAAACAAAAATTAAACCCGGAAGCTCCATTAATTACAGGACAAAGAGTAATTGACACATTCTTCCCTGTAACTAAAGGTGGGACTGCATGTGTACCAGGACCTTTTGGATCTGGAAAAACAGTTGTACAGCACCAAATGGCTAAATGGGCAGATGCTGAAATTATAGTTTATGTAGGATGTGGAGAACGTGGAAATGAGATGACGGACGTTCTTATGGAATTTCCAGAAATTATAGATCCAAAAACTGGACAATCATTAATGAAAAGAACTGTACTTATAGCAAATACTTCAAATATGCCAGTTGCAGCCAGAGAAGCTAGTATTTATACTGGAATCACAATTGCAGAATATTTTAGGGATATGGGATATTCAGTGGCAATAATGGCGGATTCTACTTCGAGATGGGCAGAAGCTCTTAGGGAAATGTCTGGACGGCTTGAAGAGATGCCAGGGGATGAAGGATACCCAGCTTATCTAGGTTCAAGAGCTGCTGAATTTTATGAAAGAGCAGGAAAAGTAATTTGTCTTGGACAAGATGGAAGAGAAGGGGCATTGACAGTTATTGGAGCGGTTTCTCCTCCAGGTGGAGATATTTCAGAGCCAGTATCTCAGGCTACACTTCGTATTGTTAAAGTATTCTGGGGATTAGATGCCAATTTGGCGTATAGACGTCATTTCCCAGCAATTAACTGGCTAAATTCATATTCATTGTATCAAGGAAAAGTTGATAACTGGATGGATCAGAATGTAGGGCCTAAATTTTCTAAAAATAGAGCACGTGCAATTTCATTACTACAAGAAGAAAATAGCCTACAGGAAATTGTTAGGCTGGTTGGTAAGGACACTTTGTCAGAAAAAGATCAGCTTAAGCTTGAAATTGCAAAATCAATAAGAGAAGATTACTTGCAGCAAAATGCGTTTATGGAATCAGATACTTATACTTCGCTTGAAAAACAGGATAAAATGCTTGACTTAGTATTGAAGTTCTATGATGAAGGATTAAGAGGGCTTGAAAATGGAGCATATTTAAGTGAAATTATCGCAATGCCTGTAAGAGAAAGAATTGCAAGAGCAAAATATTTACCTGAAGCAGAATTAGGTAAAATTGATGAAATAGCAAAAGAACTGGAAAAAGAAATTGATGAACTTGTAAATAAAGGAGGTGTAGCAAATGCTTAA
- a CDS encoding DUF1003 domain-containing protein translates to MKSDIEEQKSKTRSENIASNIESNQKKIKNGKEETLKDMLKEVDDEVKREEIIHMLLEQKVSKVIKEEEEEKRKFSYKVSNFAGSNRFILFVIIFVLVWIVIDVFFFLKGQFNPYSFVIMNAILSFIMLIFCSIIIFNQNKKKKIDEKKSENDYKVNLKNEIIIEDMHYKLDDLIEKQDEIVKRVQELEKRRKVPPIKEKKEYKFIDISEKDRNKH, encoded by the coding sequence TTGAAAAGTGATATTGAAGAACAAAAGAGTAAGACAAGAAGTGAAAATATAGCATCAAATATAGAATCAAACCAAAAAAAAATAAAAAATGGAAAAGAAGAAACATTAAAAGATATGTTAAAGGAAGTGGATGATGAGGTAAAAAGAGAAGAGATTATCCACATGCTGCTAGAACAGAAAGTTTCTAAAGTTATAAAAGAAGAAGAAGAGGAAAAAAGAAAATTTTCATATAAAGTTTCAAATTTTGCAGGAAGTAATAGATTTATTCTTTTTGTGATAATATTTGTTTTAGTGTGGATTGTAATAGATGTATTCTTTTTTTTAAAAGGTCAATTTAATCCATATTCGTTTGTAATAATGAATGCTATTTTATCTTTTATTATGTTAATTTTTTGTTCAATTATAATTTTTAATCAAAATAAAAAAAAGAAAATTGACGAGAAAAAGTCTGAAAATGATTATAAAGTTAATTTAAAAAATGAGATTATAATAGAAGATATGCATTATAAACTAGATGATTTAATTGAAAAGCAGGATGAGATTGTAAAACGTGTTCAAGAACTTGAAAAAAGACGAAAAGTTCCACCAATAAAAGAAAAAAAGGAATATAAATTTATTGATATTTCTGAAAAGGATAGAAATAAGCATTAA
- a CDS encoding V-type ATP synthase subunit F, with product MHKIGVVGDKDSILSFKALGIDVYPVVTKEEARSTIDEMASNDYGIIFVTEQIAALIENTIERYNREVLPAVILIPNNQGSLGIGLKKIDEYVEKAIGSNIF from the coding sequence ATGCATAAAATAGGTGTAGTTGGAGATAAGGATTCTATTTTATCGTTTAAGGCACTAGGAATTGATGTGTATCCTGTTGTTACAAAGGAAGAGGCAAGAAGCACGATTGATGAGATGGCAAGTAATGACTATGGTATTATCTTTGTGACTGAACAAATTGCCGCATTAATTGAAAATACCATTGAAAGATACAATCGTGAAGTGCTTCCAGCTGTTATTTTGATTCCGAATAATCAGGGAAGTTTGGGAATTGGGCTTAAAAAGATAGACGAGTATGTTGAAAAAGCGATAGGATCTAATATATTTTAG
- a CDS encoding DUF4300 family protein: MKNKRLVLILTLMAILTVGCSNKNDGKINNLKSQNISKNEKVTENLTKEYLKSINYSNLADKDTQQKVKESLENAGIDSNSINLFFKSVNYYNEATQNEGLIKSGFVNSNNINPTYDEVAIQKIWDKKNKNFPGFNCRITAFTFMKDYVKVEKPVVKTGEMLFMDVESLKNMPFELFSKNEKDKFVNLFSEIPTKATKDVKVHVENVKNVWKERGVTFDKNSKISMISVFFHFNDDPQENILFIGHVGILIPEKDGKLMFIEKLAFQQPYQVLKFNNRTELNDYLMNKYDTAWGQPVARPFIMENDELLKEYRNNPNNKS, translated from the coding sequence ATGAAAAATAAAAGATTGGTATTAATCTTAACATTAATGGCTATACTCACTGTAGGATGTTCTAATAAAAACGATGGTAAGATTAATAATTTGAAAAGTCAGAATATATCTAAAAACGAAAAAGTTACAGAAAATTTGACAAAAGAGTATTTAAAAAGTATAAATTATTCAAATTTAGCAGATAAAGACACACAGCAAAAAGTTAAGGAAAGTTTGGAAAATGCTGGAATTGATTCAAATAGTATAAATCTCTTTTTCAAAAGCGTGAATTATTATAATGAAGCAACACAAAATGAAGGGCTTATAAAATCAGGATTTGTTAATTCTAATAATATAAACCCGACTTATGATGAAGTTGCTATACAGAAAATTTGGGATAAAAAAAATAAAAACTTTCCAGGATTTAATTGCCGAATAACTGCATTTACTTTTATGAAAGATTATGTAAAGGTAGAAAAACCTGTTGTAAAAACTGGAGAAATGCTTTTTATGGATGTAGAATCATTGAAAAATATGCCATTTGAGTTATTTTCTAAAAATGAAAAAGACAAATTTGTGAATTTATTTTCAGAAATTCCTACGAAAGCTACTAAAGATGTGAAAGTTCACGTTGAAAATGTAAAAAATGTTTGGAAAGAGCGAGGAGTTACATTTGATAAAAATAGTAAAATATCAATGATTTCTGTGTTTTTCCATTTTAATGATGATCCGCAAGAAAATATTTTATTTATTGGACATGTTGGAATTTTGATTCCTGAAAAGGATGGAAAATTAATGTTTATTGAAAAATTAGCATTCCAGCAGCCTTACCAAGTATTGAAATTTAATAATAGGACAGAATTGAATGATTATCTTATGAATAAATATGACACTGCTTGGGGACAGCCAGTCGCTAGACCATTTATTATGGAAAATGATGAATTGTTAAAGGAATATAGAAATAATCCAAATAATAAAAGTTAG
- a CDS encoding V-type ATP synthase subunit D, with translation MARLNVNPTRMELSRLKIRLKTAKSGHKLLKDKQDELMRQFIILIKQNRKLREEVEGKLQNSFKDFLLARGVMSDEMLENAIAYSEDKLLADIKTKNVMSVIVPTMTFNRDMENAEVSYPYGYAQTSADLDDAVDGLNRVMKDLLELAETEKACQLMADEVEKTRRRVNALEYMTIPQLEETIRYIQMKLDENERSSITRLMKVKDMMAEKA, from the coding sequence ATGGCAAGATTAAATGTAAATCCTACAAGAATGGAGCTGAGCCGTTTAAAGATACGTCTAAAAACTGCTAAAAGCGGACATAAACTGTTAAAGGACAAGCAAGACGAACTTATGCGTCAATTTATTATTTTAATAAAACAAAATAGAAAATTGCGTGAAGAAGTGGAAGGAAAATTACAAAATTCATTTAAGGATTTTTTACTTGCAAGAGGAGTAATGTCTGATGAAATGCTTGAAAATGCTATTGCATATTCGGAAGATAAACTTTTAGCAGATATAAAAACTAAAAATGTAATGAGCGTAATTGTTCCAACAATGACTTTTAATAGAGATATGGAAAATGCAGAAGTATCTTATCCTTATGGATATGCTCAAACATCTGCTGATTTAGATGATGCTGTTGATGGCTTGAATCGAGTAATGAAAGACTTGCTGGAATTGGCAGAAACCGAAAAGGCATGTCAGCTTATGGCAGATGAAGTAGAAAAAACAAGACGGCGTGTAAACGCATTGGAATACATGACAATTCCACAGCTTGAAGAAACAATTCGTTATATTCAGATGAAACTTGATGAAAATGAAAGATCAAGCATCACAAGGCTTATGAAAGTTAAGGATATGATGGCAGAAAAAGCATAA
- the thrC gene encoding threonine synthase — MNYKSTRGSELQSSTFATLHGLANGGGLYIPEKLPEVKLTYDELKNLSYQELSEKIIKLFFTEFSDEEIKKAVNSAYNSSTFNDENIVPIHKLNEKVSFGELFHGRTLAFKDLALSLFPYLLLLSKEKQKEDKKILILAATSGDTGKAALEGFKDIDGINIVVFYPKNGVSPMQEEQMRKQLGNNVEIVAINGNFDDAQSAIKVIFSSEEFKKYANDHNVMFSSANSINIGRLFPQIIYYVSTYVNLVKAGTIKPNEEFNVVVPTGNFGNILAGFIAKKLGIPIKKFISASNKNKVLADFFQTGIYNKNRDFYATNSPSMDILLSSNFERYLYYALNENSERVNELITNLLSGGELSVNEEELKNIQNEFYGEFANDDETVNAIKSVYENYHYLMDPHTAVAYSVYEKLNNSNLDKNTHTVIMSTAHPFKFPTPIAKALGIDETKDPYTILDEISETTGVKFPEKLTEVRNSEIRFSNVIDKTDIQDFVKKYIKDLK; from the coding sequence ATGAATTATAAAAGTACAAGAGGCAGTGAGTTACAAAGCTCTACTTTTGCCACACTACATGGGCTTGCAAATGGTGGGGGACTTTATATTCCTGAAAAATTGCCAGAAGTGAAATTGACTTATGATGAACTGAAAAATTTATCTTATCAAGAACTTTCAGAAAAAATTATAAAACTATTTTTTACCGAATTTTCAGATGAGGAAATAAAAAAAGCTGTTAATAGTGCTTATAATAGCTCTACTTTCAATGATGAAAATATTGTTCCTATACATAAACTAAATGAAAAAGTGAGTTTTGGAGAACTGTTTCATGGAAGAACATTGGCATTTAAAGATTTAGCTCTTTCATTATTCCCGTATTTACTACTTTTAAGTAAAGAAAAACAAAAAGAAGATAAAAAAATATTGATTTTAGCTGCAACTTCTGGAGATACTGGAAAAGCTGCACTTGAAGGATTCAAAGATATTGACGGAATTAACATTGTTGTATTTTATCCTAAAAATGGAGTTAGCCCAATGCAGGAAGAACAAATGCGAAAACAACTTGGAAACAATGTAGAAATAGTCGCAATAAACGGAAATTTTGACGATGCTCAAAGTGCCATAAAAGTCATTTTTTCTAGCGAAGAATTTAAAAAATACGCAAACGACCATAACGTAATGTTTTCCAGTGCAAACTCAATCAACATCGGAAGATTATTCCCACAAATCATATATTATGTATCAACTTATGTAAATTTGGTAAAGGCTGGAACAATTAAACCTAATGAGGAATTTAATGTTGTAGTTCCAACTGGGAACTTTGGAAATATTTTGGCTGGATTTATCGCTAAAAAACTTGGGATACCAATCAAAAAATTTATTTCGGCTTCAAACAAAAATAAAGTTCTAGCTGACTTCTTCCAAACTGGAATATACAATAAAAATAGAGATTTTTATGCAACAAATTCTCCATCTATGGATATTCTTCTTTCATCAAACTTTGAGAGATATCTATATTACGCATTAAATGAAAACTCTGAAAGAGTAAATGAATTGATTACAAACTTGCTTTCAGGAGGAGAGTTGTCTGTAAATGAAGAGGAATTGAAAAATATTCAAAATGAATTTTATGGAGAGTTTGCAAATGACGATGAAACTGTAAATGCAATTAAAAGTGTGTATGAAAATTATCATTATTTAATGGATCCTCACACAGCAGTCGCTTATTCTGTTTATGAAAAATTAAATAATAGTAATTTAGATAAAAACACTCACACAGTAATAATGTCAACAGCACACCCATTCAAATTCCCAACTCCAATTGCAAAAGCATTGGGAATTGATGAAACAAAAGATCCTTATACAATTTTAGATGAAATATCAGAAACTACCGGGGTAAAATTTCCAGAAAAATTAACAGAAGTCAGAAATTCAGAAATAAGATTTTCGAATGTAATTGATAAGACTGATATTCAAGATTTTGTGAAAAAATATATAAAAGATTTAAAATAA
- a CDS encoding V-type ATP synthase subunit B — MLKEYKTIKEIVGPLMVVEGVEGIKYEELVEIETQNGELRRGRVLEVNGDKAVVQLFENSAGINLKDSKVRFLGRPLSLGVSEDMIGRVFDGLGRPKDNGPKIIPEKTLDINGTAINPVARDYPSEFIQTGVSAIDGLNTLVRGQKLPIFSGSGLPHAELALQIARQAKVLGTDSKFAVVFGAIGITFEEAQTFTEDFVKTGAIDRAVLFMNLANDPAIERLSTPKMALTCAEYLAFEKGMHVLVILTDLTNYCEALREVSAARKEVPGRRGYPGYLYTDLSTIYERAGRIKGREGSITQIPILTMPEDDKTHPIPDLTGYITEGQIILSRDLYKQNLMPPINVLPSLSRLKDKGIGKGKTREDHADTMNQLFAAYATGKEAKELAVILGESALSETDKAFVKFTTAFEEQYVAQGFDNNRTIEDTLNLGWDLLKILPRTELKRIRDEYLEKYLPAGDE, encoded by the coding sequence ATGCTTAAGGAATACAAAACTATCAAGGAAATAGTAGGACCACTTATGGTTGTTGAAGGTGTGGAAGGAATAAAATATGAGGAACTTGTTGAAATTGAAACACAAAATGGAGAACTTCGTCGTGGACGTGTACTTGAAGTAAATGGCGATAAGGCAGTAGTACAGCTATTTGAAAATTCAGCTGGAATTAATTTAAAGGATTCAAAAGTAAGATTTTTGGGTAGACCTTTGTCGCTTGGAGTATCAGAAGATATGATAGGGCGTGTATTTGATGGATTGGGTCGGCCAAAAGATAATGGACCAAAAATAATTCCTGAAAAGACATTGGATATAAATGGAACGGCTATAAATCCAGTTGCACGTGATTATCCGTCAGAATTTATTCAAACAGGAGTCTCTGCAATTGATGGATTAAATACGCTTGTTAGAGGGCAAAAATTACCAATTTTCTCTGGTTCAGGGCTTCCGCATGCAGAATTAGCACTTCAAATTGCAAGACAGGCAAAAGTTTTGGGAACAGATTCAAAATTTGCGGTAGTGTTTGGAGCGATTGGAATTACATTTGAAGAAGCTCAGACATTTACAGAAGATTTTGTAAAAACAGGAGCGATTGACAGGGCAGTATTGTTTATGAACTTAGCTAACGATCCTGCAATTGAACGTTTGTCTACACCAAAAATGGCACTTACTTGTGCAGAATACTTGGCATTTGAAAAAGGAATGCACGTACTTGTAATTTTGACTGACTTGACTAACTATTGTGAAGCGTTAAGGGAAGTTTCGGCGGCAAGAAAAGAAGTTCCTGGAAGAAGAGGATACCCTGGATACCTGTATACTGACTTATCCACAATTTATGAAAGAGCAGGAAGAATTAAAGGACGTGAAGGTTCAATTACGCAAATACCAATTTTGACAATGCCAGAAGATGATAAGACACATCCGATTCCAGATTTGACTGGATATATTACAGAGGGGCAAATAATCTTGTCAAGAGATTTATACAAACAGAACTTAATGCCTCCAATAAATGTTTTACCATCACTTTCAAGATTGAAGGATAAAGGGATTGGAAAAGGAAAAACTAGAGAAGATCATGCAGATACAATGAATCAGTTATTTGCAGCTTATGCAACTGGTAAGGAAGCAAAGGAACTTGCTGTAATCCTAGGGGAATCAGCATTATCTGAAACTGATAAGGCATTTGTTAAATTTACAACTGCATTTGAGGAACAATATGTAGCTCAAGGGTTTGATAATAACAGAACTATTGAAGACACTTTAAATTTAGGATGGGATTTACTAAAAATATTACCAAGAACAGAGTTGAAAAGAATTAGAGACGAATATTTGGAAAAATATTTACCTGCAGGAGATGAATAG
- a CDS encoding co-chaperone GroES → MIIKPLGERVLIKQTEQEEVTKSGIVLPGTASKEKPIIGEVLAVGSKIEEIKVGDKVIFEKYSGTEVKDGEESYLILEKDNVLAIVE, encoded by the coding sequence ATGATAATTAAACCATTGGGAGAAAGAGTTTTAATAAAACAGACAGAACAGGAAGAAGTTACAAAAAGTGGAATTGTATTGCCAGGGACAGCTTCAAAGGAAAAGCCGATAATTGGAGAAGTTTTAGCCGTTGGTTCAAAAATTGAGGAAATTAAAGTTGGAGATAAAGTAATTTTTGAAAAATATTCTGGAACAGAAGTTAAGGATGGGGAAGAAAGCTACTTAATTTTAGAAAAAGACAATGTTTTGGCAATTGTTGAATAA
- a CDS encoding V-type ATP synthase subunit C: protein MDRMDYGQSVVTIRILEKRLLTRNRLERMIEAQTPEEVLKLLGETEYSQDMADIHGSQDYEIILKRETERVFSIVRNMIKNTGIVDVLSLKYDYHNLKVLLKSKITGKDFSSLLMQAGTIDASKFKVKFESQSNDLPQEIMEAIDEVQKDFEENHNPQRIDIIVDKHYFRNLSRLAKEIDVKVITDYVEGLIDFQNMITLFRVQKQKRDARFLETVIFEGGTISKNKIVASINDNTDTILNKFKKEKLGTYLVKGLEAFSETKRLSELEKISDNYLMELNKESKYVVFGPEPLFTYLVAKEREINAVRMIMVSKINNISSDKIRERLRETYA, encoded by the coding sequence ATGGATAGAATGGATTACGGACAAAGTGTCGTAACTATTAGAATACTGGAAAAAAGGCTTTTGACTAGAAATAGGCTGGAACGAATGATAGAAGCCCAGACTCCCGAAGAAGTGCTAAAATTACTGGGAGAAACAGAATATTCTCAAGATATGGCTGATATTCATGGAAGCCAGGATTATGAAATAATCTTAAAAAGAGAAACAGAACGTGTATTTTCAATTGTAAGAAATATGATAAAAAACACTGGAATTGTTGATGTTTTATCTCTTAAATATGATTATCATAATTTAAAAGTGTTGTTAAAAAGCAAAATAACAGGAAAAGATTTTTCAAGTTTGCTTATGCAGGCTGGAACGATTGATGCTAGTAAATTTAAGGTGAAATTTGAATCACAAAGCAACGACTTGCCACAAGAAATAATGGAAGCAATTGATGAAGTTCAGAAGGATTTTGAAGAAAATCATAATCCTCAGAGAATTGATATAATTGTAGATAAACATTATTTTAGAAATCTATCAAGGCTTGCAAAGGAAATCGACGTAAAAGTGATTACTGATTATGTAGAAGGATTGATAGACTTTCAAAATATGATAACTCTATTTAGGGTTCAGAAGCAAAAACGTGATGCAAGATTTCTGGAAACTGTTATTTTTGAAGGTGGGACAATTTCAAAAAATAAAATTGTTGCATCAATAAATGATAACACAGACACTATCTTGAATAAGTTTAAGAAAGAAAAACTGGGGACATATCTAGTAAAAGGATTAGAAGCATTTAGCGAAACAAAAAGATTGTCAGAACTTGAAAAAATTTCAGATAATTACCTGATGGAATTAAATAAAGAATCAAAATATGTTGTATTTGGACCAGAGCCATTATTCACATATCTAGTTGCAAAAGAGCGTGAAATCAATGCAGTTAGAATGATAATGGTAAGCAAAATAAACAACATAAGTTCAGATAAAATAAGGGAAAGGTTGCGTGAAACTTATGCATAA
- a CDS encoding DEAD/DEAH box helicase produces MQRFEDFGLSTEMLNALSKKGFEEPSEIQKLVIPELLKERTHLIGQAQTGTGKTAAFGIPILETIEADKTVRALILAPTRELANQVADEIYSLKGTKDLKVLAVYGGASIENQIKKLKSGIDIVVGTPGRVMDLMRKKVLKVDNLDYFVLDEADEMLNMGFLEDIEAILEKTNDEKKMLFFSATIPKAIMAIAKRFMPEHKLLKVEKKELTTNLTEQIYYEVKQEDKFEALCRVLDYEQDFYGIVFCRTKSEVDDVTNKLKARNYDAECIHGDITQALRQKALDLFKKKILTILVATDVAARGIDVSNLTHVINYSIPQEAESYVHRIGRTGRAGQKGIAITFVTPREASKLAQIKRITKTEIKRENIPNVEEILEAKKEALIAYVDEIIKEKDFDAYSELAEKLIDGRDPKQVLASVLRHVYEDEFLPDNYNEIEDVKVKINDKTRLFIALGSKDGYNVGRLLDLLNKKAKTPGRKVKDVKIMDKYSFITVPLQEAEYIMRALNSKKDAKPLVEEATGGRNGGEKSSKKSDKRRDRKGRKKSSDKKSSKGKKDGKKDKKTKKAKK; encoded by the coding sequence ATGCAAAGATTTGAAGATTTTGGATTAAGTACAGAGATGCTTAACGCTTTAAGTAAAAAAGGATTTGAGGAGCCAAGTGAAATACAAAAATTGGTAATTCCTGAATTATTAAAGGAAAGAACGCACTTAATAGGACAAGCTCAGACAGGAACAGGAAAAACAGCCGCATTTGGTATTCCTATTTTAGAAACAATTGAAGCTGATAAAACAGTTAGAGCTTTAATTTTAGCTCCAACAAGAGAACTTGCCAATCAAGTTGCCGATGAAATTTATTCATTAAAAGGAACAAAGGATTTAAAAGTGCTTGCTGTTTATGGTGGGGCTTCAATAGAAAATCAGATAAAAAAATTAAAATCTGGAATAGATATTGTTGTTGGAACACCTGGACGTGTAATGGACTTAATGAGAAAAAAAGTACTAAAAGTTGACAATTTAGATTATTTTGTATTGGATGAAGCCGATGAAATGCTAAATATGGGATTTTTAGAAGATATTGAAGCAATTTTAGAAAAAACTAACGATGAGAAAAAAATGTTATTCTTCTCAGCAACAATCCCTAAAGCAATTATGGCAATTGCCAAAAGATTCATGCCAGAACACAAATTATTAAAAGTTGAGAAAAAAGAACTTACTACTAATTTGACTGAACAAATTTACTATGAGGTAAAACAGGAAGATAAATTTGAAGCTTTATGCAGAGTTCTTGACTATGAACAAGATTTTTATGGAATTGTATTTTGCCGTACAAAATCTGAAGTAGATGATGTTACAAATAAATTAAAAGCTAGAAACTACGATGCTGAATGTATTCACGGAGATATTACTCAAGCGCTTAGACAAAAAGCACTTGATTTATTCAAGAAAAAAATATTAACAATATTAGTTGCAACAGATGTTGCTGCACGTGGAATTGACGTAAGTAATCTGACACACGTTATTAACTATTCTATCCCGCAAGAAGCCGAGTCTTATGTTCATAGAATAGGTAGAACAGGTCGTGCCGGTCAAAAAGGTATCGCAATAACATTTGTAACTCCAAGAGAAGCTAGCAAGCTTGCTCAAATTAAACGTATCACAAAAACAGAAATTAAGAGAGAAAATATTCCAAACGTAGAAGAAATTTTAGAAGCAAAAAAAGAAGCATTAATTGCTTATGTAGATGAAATCATTAAAGAAAAGGATTTTGATGCGTACTCAGAACTAGCTGAAAAATTAATAGATGGAAGAGATCCAAAACAAGTTCTTGCTTCTGTATTAAGACATGTTTATGAAGATGAATTCTTGCCTGATAATTATAATGAAATCGAAGATGTAAAAGTCAAAATTAATGATAAGACAAGACTGTTTATTGCACTTGGAAGTAAAGATGGCTACAATGTAGGAAGATTGCTTGACTTATTAAATAAAAAAGCAAAAACACCAGGAAGAAAAGTAAAAGATGTAAAAATTATGGATAAATATTCTTTTATTACAGTTCCACTACAAGAAGCAGAATACATAATGCGTGCTTTAAATTCCAAAAAAGACGCCAAACCACTTGTTGAAGAAGCTACAGGGGGAAGAAACGGTGGAGAAAAGTCTAGCAAAAAATCAGATAAAAGAAGAGACAGAAAAGGAAGAAAAAAATCTTCCGATAAAAAGTCATCAAAAGGAAAGAAAGATGGCAAAAAAGATAAAAAAACTAAAAAAGCAAAAAAATAG